The window GTGAAAGTGAGCCGAAGCACCAGCTTCTCCAGGTACCgatctctggttacaatcaccattttgtagccaagccagCAATAGTCGCCGACTctgtggaaaaagaaaaaatctggAAGGAACAAACAGATAGAAAGACGCACCACAACAACGAGAAAACAGAATGTGAACACATGACATATCGAATGAAATAAGGTTGACTTGACGCGCTTGTGAAGCTGCTAAACGCTAATTCTTTCACAATCCTCATCTTCAACTCAATTCTCCTATTTGCACCCCTCAAACCTGCTTTCAAGCATCATACTCACACAACCACCATGGCCCTTCCTCAATCGTACGCTACAAATTATGTCTTCCTAGAATCAATcctagtacttttttttttttttgtacttttgtTGGATTTTGGTTTGTATCTGAAAATTCATTAACATGAACCGTTGAATTGAATTTGTTTGTGTTGCAGATTTGGGTGTGGACTTGTGCAAGCATCCTTTGTGACAAGCTCTGGTCTACTTAATAAAGTTTGGAGTGTTATCTCTTCTCGTGATAAAGGCATAGTTTCGTACTCAGGAAATAATGGACTGTTCTGGAAAGTTTCTGAGGATTCGGGTTTGACGGTTGTGGCGTTTGAGGTCAACCCGGGTTTTGATCTTCTATctgattttgtttcttcttcttatctcaAGAAGAATAATTTCAACCACTTTGAGTTTCTCTGTACCAAGAAAAATCCAGATTTCTCTGTTAACAAGTCTGCAGTTGATCTTTTCTCTGAAAATCTTCAGAGGCTTGATGAGTTGAAGTCCAAGGTACTTCTCCTCCTCCCCCATTCATTGTTCtaagatttttatttgaaaaattgcaaGCTGAATTCATGTTTTTCCTGCATGACAATTTTGTGCTACAAATCTAGACACGAGGGTTTTTTGGTAGAGACGTGGAGGTAGTTTTGCTCGAACCTGATTGGACCATTTTGGGTAAAACTGAGTTGAATTTTACTAAACCGTCTGCCTATTACTATGAACTCTTAAAagtaattgttacaaaatttaacaattttcaattatatgaCAATTCATGCTTTCAATTGATGTGTGGAGTTTAACGGTTGGTTTGATTTTCTTCTTACTTCTTGGTTTTGAAATCGGCTTTCTCAACAATCAATTTCTCATCCAAAATctattaagtttttaaaattgtctCTAGTACAAGTGTTTTAAAAACCCAAAAAGCGGAAGGGGAAATGTTTTATCATCCTCTTCTTCTGTTTTGTAGTCCAAGCTCAAGAGCCTGTGTGATGGTGGTGCTGTATGTAGTGAGACATGAACTTAGTGTCAGTTTCtgctatctttatttttaaaaaaaaaactataaacaatTTTTGTGAATAGAATTCAAACAAGCACACTttgttgtttctttaattttctcgAAATTTATTGTTCTTTCTTTATAACAGTCCTTATCCCAATCCTAATCCTAGTGCAGATTGATAGCTCCCCTCGATTGATTGTTACAGGATATGGTGTTGGAGGACCAATTGCTTCTCTCTTCACATTATCGCTACTaggtaacaaaaagaaaaaagatgacaaAAAGAAGTCCTCTGAGAAAAAGAAACCCCCTCTCTGCATCACCTTTGGTTCTCCCCTTGTTGGTAACAATAAGTTTCAAGAAGCCATATCACGTAGTTCTACATGGAGTTCTTGCTTTCTACATGTGGTCTCTATCAAAGACCCAGTTCCCAAAAGATTGAATCCTCAAACCAGTGCTTACATGCCTTTTGGGACATTTCTCTTCTGTTCTGATATAAACTCTACTTGTTTTGAGAACCCCGAGTCAGTTTTGGAAATTCTCGTGAGCTCAATCAATGATCAAAATCAAGGATTTCAGCCCAAAGATTATAGCAACATTGTGGTAAATCTCCATCGTAAAGCAATTTTCAAGGATGTTACCCCACGGGGGCAGGACTCGACTCATTCGACTAATTCACTTTGTGCAAGTATCTGTTTGCAGTTGTGGGAAGCAGGATTGACACCAGATATGCAGGTAGCTGAGTATCATTTATTTCTAAAACACTTGTGttgtaaatcaaaattttcctAATCTCTTGTCTATAACTGATTTGGCAGCAACAACACCTGAACATTGATATAAATGCTTTGGTAACAAAGTTGGAAGAATTGGAAAATAAATTCATCTACCAGAAGAGGGTAAAATTTTATCCATCCAAGAAATTGAATGTGATGAAGATAGAAATGTCCAAACTTGGGTGGTACAAGAGGTATTGCAAAAATCATAATATTGGCTACTATGACAGCTTCAAGAGGGGTATCACAACAAGCGACCTAGATGCTATTCAGTGTCAGCAAAGCCTCAGAAATTACTGGATTGACATGGTTGAAGAGGCAGAGATGAAACCTCAGACAGAAGGTGCTGCTTTTTGTACTCGCTGGCTTTTTGGCGGAACTAATTATAAAAGAATGGTTGAACCCCTAGATATTGCTGATTACTATCGTAGTGGTGGGAAAGACTACGTGGCTAAGGGAAGATCTAGACATTATATAGTGTTGGAGGAGTGGctggaagaagagaagaaagataCAAGCGATTCAAACAGTACAAACAAAAAGAATGTGGAATCTATTTTAACTTTTGACTCTTGCTTTTGGGCACATGTTGAAGAAGCTATCCTTTCATGCAAAGTGTTGGAGGATGTACAATCTAGTGTGACAGAGAAGGAAGAGGAAACTGGGAAGTTGCTTGAATTCGAGAAGTATGTTTATGGGTTGCTCACGAAATATGAAGTGTCATCAGAGATTTTCCTGGAGCATAGCAGCTACATGACTTGGTGGAATCAGTATAAGGCAATTAAGAATAAGGAAACTTCATATAATTCAGCTCTAGCAGACTTCATGAGCAATCCTGATTATTATAATGTGCAGTATGCTAAGGGAACTTATAATTTCCTCCCTGGGGCATAGTGAATGCCCGTGTTGTTGAGCAGGGtgcaataaattattaattcatctttttttatattttctttgttgattTTGGGTTGGTTGGGATCTTGGTTTTATCCTCCCTTGTGTTGTGATGTTGGAAACTCTTGGAAGAATTGTCTTTCCCTTGCGGACATTCACTC of the Glycine max cultivar Williams 82 chromosome 13, Glycine_max_v4.0, whole genome shotgun sequence genome contains:
- the LOC100810781 gene encoding senescence-associated carboxylesterase 101, whose translation is MALPQSFGCGLVQASFVTSSGLLNKVWSVISSRDKGIVSYSGNNGLFWKVSEDSGLTVVAFEVNPGFDLLSDFVSSSYLKKNNFNHFEFLCTKKNPDFSVNKSAVDLFSENLQRLDELKSKIDSSPRLIVTGYGVGGPIASLFTLSLLGNKKKKDDKKKSSEKKKPPLCITFGSPLVGNNKFQEAISRSSTWSSCFLHVVSIKDPVPKRLNPQTSAYMPFGTFLFCSDINSTCFENPESVLEILVSSINDQNQGFQPKDYSNIVVNLHRKAIFKDVTPRGQDSTHSTNSLCASICLQLWEAGLTPDMQQQHLNIDINALVTKLEELENKFIYQKRVKFYPSKKLNVMKIEMSKLGWYKRYCKNHNIGYYDSFKRGITTSDLDAIQCQQSLRNYWIDMVEEAEMKPQTEGAAFCTRWLFGGTNYKRMVEPLDIADYYRSGGKDYVAKGRSRHYIVLEEWLEEEKKDTSDSNSTNKKNVESILTFDSCFWAHVEEAILSCKVLEDVQSSVTEKEEETGKLLEFEKYVYGLLTKYEVSSEIFLEHSSYMTWWNQYKAIKNKETSYNSALADFMSNPDYYNVQYAKGTYNFLPGA